From a single Chlamydia ibidis 10-1398/6 genomic region:
- a CDS encoding DNA translocase FtsK — MAKERQKPKFRLFRAISSTVRASTYLVLACFSGLSLWSFHSNQPCTQNWIGLLGWSLSSFLVYFFGAASLLIPPYFLWLALLNLRRTPTTILRKKALAFAALPLCSAILLSMLSPATILPRALDTRLPKIIVGLNPPVSYLGGIPFYILYAGQSLCLKNLIGSVGTALIFSSIFLFSIFYLFGGFELVKKKIIQKFFKKKLENFFHLLTSCFKKLTDKKTYLPRPSMKISPTMGTNRPSQKKAAMPIVSLPVENSDLEGVSPVTFEPSRSPTIFLTPHPQKRTLSTFPKHDNALEKSSKITPLPQTLILPNKKSSKPSSANFNIIPEETLGLPQYHLLSKTDDSEPESLREELEKKALLLAQTLESFGIDADIGNICSGPTLAAFEVLPRTGVKVQKIKALENDIALNLQASSIRIIAPIPGKAAVGIEIPNPHPQPVNFRDLLEDYQKQEQKLQIPLLLGKKANGDNFWADLATMPHLIIAGTTGSGKSVCINTIVMSIIMTSLPSDIKLVIVDPKKVELTGYSQLPHMLTPVVTESRDAHSALMWLVKEMELRYEILRFLGLRNIQAFNARVRNLDIESSYDKEIPEKMPFIVGIIDELSDLLLSSSQDIETPIIRLAQMARAIGIHLILATQRPSRDVITGLIKANFPSRIAFKVANKVNSQIIIDEPGAENLMGNGDMLVVSPSAFGAVRAQGAYIRDDDINKVIKDLCSRFHTKYVIPSFDTYEDFYSDGDIERDPLFNQAKNLILQTGNASTTFLQRKLKIGYARAASLIDQLEEARIIGPSEGAKPRQILVQLPPQEG, encoded by the coding sequence ATGGCAAAAGAGCGACAAAAACCTAAGTTTCGCCTATTTCGAGCAATTTCTTCTACGGTTAGGGCTAGCACCTACCTAGTTCTCGCTTGTTTTTCTGGACTTAGTTTATGGAGTTTCCACAGCAACCAACCATGTACACAAAATTGGATCGGATTGTTGGGCTGGTCTTTGAGTTCCTTTCTAGTTTATTTTTTTGGTGCCGCATCTCTTTTGATTCCTCCATATTTTTTGTGGCTAGCACTATTAAATCTACGCAGAACACCGACAACGATACTTAGAAAGAAAGCTCTTGCTTTTGCAGCTTTGCCCTTATGTAGTGCCATCCTGTTATCTATGCTTTCACCTGCAACGATATTACCTCGAGCTTTAGATACACGTTTGCCTAAAATCATCGTTGGTTTGAATCCTCCCGTATCTTATCTGGGTGGTATTCCATTTTATATTCTTTATGCTGGGCAAAGTTTATGTTTAAAAAACTTAATCGGCTCTGTTGGAACTGCTCTAATCTTTTCCTCTATTTTTCTTTTTTCTATTTTCTACTTATTCGGCGGATTCGAACTTGTTAAAAAAAAAATTATTCAAAAATTTTTCAAAAAAAAGTTGGAAAATTTTTTTCATTTGTTAACAAGTTGTTTCAAAAAACTTACTGACAAAAAGACATACTTGCCCAGACCGTCTATGAAAATATCGCCTACAATGGGCACTAATAGACCGTCTCAAAAAAAAGCTGCAATGCCAATAGTGTCGCTACCTGTAGAAAATAGCGACCTTGAAGGAGTATCTCCGGTTACCTTTGAACCATCGAGATCTCCTACGATTTTTCTAACACCTCATCCACAAAAACGCACTCTATCCACCTTCCCCAAGCATGATAATGCGTTAGAAAAAAGTTCAAAAATTACTCCTTTACCTCAAACCTTAATACTGCCTAACAAAAAATCATCCAAGCCCTCTTCTGCCAACTTTAACATCATACCTGAAGAAACTTTAGGGTTACCCCAATATCACCTTTTGAGTAAGACTGATGATTCTGAACCAGAGTCATTACGAGAGGAATTGGAAAAGAAAGCTCTGCTTTTGGCACAAACTTTAGAAAGTTTTGGAATCGATGCAGATATAGGAAACATCTGTTCTGGGCCCACACTTGCCGCATTTGAAGTCTTACCTAGAACTGGGGTAAAGGTACAAAAAATTAAAGCATTGGAAAATGATATAGCCTTAAATTTACAAGCATCTAGCATACGAATTATTGCTCCAATTCCAGGGAAAGCTGCTGTAGGGATTGAGATTCCTAATCCGCACCCACAGCCTGTTAACTTTAGAGACTTGTTAGAGGATTACCAAAAGCAAGAGCAAAAACTTCAGATACCTCTGTTACTAGGAAAAAAAGCTAATGGGGATAATTTTTGGGCAGATCTTGCTACAATGCCACATCTTATCATTGCAGGGACTACAGGATCAGGAAAATCTGTCTGTATTAATACGATTGTCATGTCCATTATCATGACCTCTTTACCATCTGATATTAAATTGGTGATAGTAGATCCTAAAAAAGTAGAGCTCACCGGTTATTCACAACTCCCACACATGCTAACTCCAGTAGTAACAGAATCGCGAGACGCTCATAGTGCTCTAATGTGGCTAGTTAAAGAGATGGAACTACGTTATGAAATCTTAAGATTCTTGGGGTTACGCAATATTCAAGCATTCAACGCGCGCGTAAGAAATTTGGACATCGAATCCTCGTATGATAAAGAAATTCCCGAAAAGATGCCCTTTATTGTAGGGATTATTGATGAGCTATCAGATCTACTTTTATCTTCATCTCAAGATATAGAGACTCCAATTATTCGCTTAGCACAAATGGCTAGAGCTATCGGGATTCATTTAATTTTGGCAACACAAAGACCTTCTCGAGATGTGATTACAGGATTAATCAAAGCAAACTTTCCCTCAAGGATTGCTTTCAAAGTGGCAAATAAAGTAAATAGTCAAATTATTATTGATGAACCTGGTGCTGAGAACCTCATGGGCAATGGAGATATGTTAGTAGTTTCTCCTTCTGCATTTGGTGCTGTCAGAGCTCAAGGAGCTTATATTCGTGATGATGACATCAATAAAGTTATTAAAGATCTCTGCTCTCGATTTCATACAAAATATGTTATACCTTCATTCGATACTTACGAAGACTTTTATAGCGATGGGGATATCGAACGGGATCCGTTATTCAATCAAGCAAAAAACTTAATTCTACAAACTGGCAACGCCTCTACAACTTTCTTACAGAGAAAACTTAAAATTGGTTATGCTAGGGCTGCGAGTTTGATAGATCAACTCGAAGAAGCGCGTATTATTGGCCCCTCAGAAGGCGCTAAACCCAGACAAATACTAGTGCAACTTCCTCCACAAGAAGGATAA